AATGAGCATGGAAAATGAGTAAGTTAAAGGTCCTGGTCACAGTGCTGGTGAGGGAGGGGTTGGAGTGGTGTGAGGAAGGGAGAAGCTCCTACAACTCCTCCTtgagttttttttctctatttaaaACGAATGACAATTTTCAATGGCCAACTAACCTTCAACATGCCTTTGGGATGTCAAGGTCAAGGTCAAAGAGAACACATGCAAACATTGTTTTAACCACACCTGAGGTCTGCACCTCTGAAAGAGCAGCTCCCTCCTGTATGCCCacattaacataacaattacagcacggaaacaggccattaggcccttctagtccgcaccgaaccaaacacccctttctagtcccacctccctgcacaatgcccataaccctccatcttcttctcatccatatacctgtccaaccttttcttaaataatacaattgactccgctgccactatttctcccggaaatGTGCAATTGTATGATACAGCACAGGGAACCCCCAGAGCAAATGGCCAACTGCATACAGAGAATGGCTTTGACAAACCTGTTACTGTTGTGAGTagagaaacaggtttggtaggtctcaaaggcaaggactctgaacacagttttgatggggaaggattttatttacaaatgctaGTGtggaaaatggtaactgatgcaacacacacagtttacagcagcTGTGGGTAAGAAATAACGAATGTGGGGAAGAGCATGGggatcactcacacacacacacacacacacacacacacacctggtacatacaatgatccgggaaaaatcactacaataccccaccaccccttggctcagtgcaggcatggatctatgctacaagggacactaattaaatgctcccaacccttttaacagtgcatatcttgccaagtttctccagtgcccttccacatttctaggcctggagtgaagcagagtGGTCCCAAACTggcaaaaagagagaacaaagagtACATGGCACcgttatagtgctggagggtccaggcCAGATCATTTACAGGAAcccaatggcttggtgccaggagggttaatccaattacaaggccaagtacaggcaagctggagagtgcagtccaggtaattcaCAAGGAACAAAGGCAAggtatgcactaatgggtgggcagaacTAAACCTTGATTGGTAGCTGTGTGTCGtccaactaggtagggggcagtgcagTTACATGAcggccacaacccttcccaaactAATTACTAAAAGAGAATGTTTCTGAATATGAATGAATTACCCACAAAAAATAGAAACATTGCAAATACCCATAACCTCtccaaaataattaaatatttggaAACTAATCAAACGAAATGATAAGAGTCAAGTTACCATTCTGTCTTCCCATTAATTTCAAAGGTTTCGCCTACAGCTGCTGGTCTAGCAGACACAGGCTCAGTGGTCCCATGCTGGATGTCTGTGGAATTTTGCATTGCTCCTTTCAACTCCCCCAAGAGTTTGCTGGTGCAGGGAAGGGTTAGTGAGCAGCGTAATTCAAGTTGCCACTGTTGGCTTCCATCTGTGCCAATTCTGAACTTCAGGAGATCTAAATGAAGAGCACCTCAGGAGATCTGCTCCATTTTTGAGGCAAAATAAAGGAACCTTTATTTGGAGTGCTTAGACTCATGCAGGGTCACTGAAACAGTGATTTAGCATTTTCTGAACGGTCATCTCTCACCTTCATCTCTATTTAAATATATTgtaaaggagaaaaagaaacaacaGAGGTGAGTGTCCTATAAAAAGGAGTGCTTGCTTTCTACTTACCTTTATATTCATGAAAATAGTCTGCTAAATGCGACTTAAGTATCTTCTCCTTCAAAATATCCATTTTGTTCAAGAATAGAATTATTGATGAAGTTTGGAAATACTTGGacttcaaaataaaatgaaacagaGCAAGGCTCTCCCTCATTCGATTCTGCAAAAGAATCATTCCTTTCAGCTTCAGAACTTTTAAATATTGATCTATGATTTATCCTGAGAGCAAGTATCgacattttttaatatttaaaaataattttaacacaCGGCAAAATTTCCAGATTATCAGAATACTTCACCTCTATTATCTgtaactaaattttaaaaatattttaccatAAGAGCATTGAATTAACTCTTGTACTTGATAAATTCTATATTACACTTGAGGTGGCAATTTAAACTTATTTTACTGAAATCATTTGATCCTGTTAATTTCAAGTCTTTACCAATTTTAGCTTTCTCATGATTATCAACCTCTGCTGGTTCTGGTCACTCTACCATTGGCTATTGTGCTGTTACCTCCTTGTTCACCAATCTCCAGAATGCTCTCCCTTGAattgtctctctctttctactgTAAAATGCACAATAAcagaatatgctggaaatacttaACGATCCATGCAGCATCTgctgagagagaaaaatagtGCTGATGTTTTTGACAGTAATTCTATttcctttttccacagatgctgcctgaattgcTGAACATCTCCAGAATTTTCtacttttgtttcagatttctcaAATCAACGTTCTCCTTGGAAGGCACAGCTGGAGATTCTCTGAATTGGATCCATTGTATACAGTATTTTACTAAGAGCTTCTAATTCCAATGGAATTCAAACCAAGCCCATATGTGTTCTTTGTGGGTTGCTGGCTCCACTTTGTTGACATTAAGCCTACCATGCTTAAAAACAGATCCATTTCAAGAGTCTAGAAATCATCGCCACCACcctggacatacaaggaacacacacctgTTTCTTTTATGCGCACTACACTTGTACTCTCATTCAATGGGGCGGgtgggggtgacaccatgagatACCACCAGGTGACGCTAACCCTAGTGAAGCGATtggagggtggtgaagaagacattttcatgctttccttcatcGGACAGGTTATTGAGCACAAAATCTGGGACCTCCTGTAACATCTGTGTAAGAATTGGTTTGGCCACTCTTGGACACCATGTGTCCTAGTGTCTTCAGATATGAAAAGCCTTCACTTCCACCAAGCCCTTTAAGCTTTTGTCCTTCCATCCCTTCCCATGACTTGAAACCGACATTTTTTAATGCAAAAAGGTGTGACATTTCTGTTGTTTTTAATTAGCTTAATCACCTCAgtgaagaaaaacacaaaatatgcaatgattgaagtaaaaagaaatgctggagaaacttagcaggtcaactGCTTACTTTATAGGTATCCCCCAGTGGCCAAacttttcaattctgcaccccactcccatgcgaacatgtctttccatggtcttgtgcactgccaaaccaaggccaggtgtaaattagaggaacaacacctaatattccatctgggcactgtccaactggatggcattaacattgacttctccagtttcaattttttatttaccTCCCCATTCTACCCGTCTTCTCCATCCCTGTCTTTTTTCCTCCAGTTTTCCATTCccttcattcacagagctatgATCCTCCCTctgttggtgtgccctccctcccttatccacccattatcTCTTGTCTGTGGGACCGTGTTCCTCCTGttacctctctcccaccccccacctccatttATTTAagtacctgcctacatttttatcACATCTTGATCAAGGAGTCGagccaaaaacattggttatgtagctttatctttgtggtttgacctattgagtttctccagcgtcgtgtttttactttattccaattttcagttTCTACCAGGATGCTCCTTCTCCACTTTGAGCAGACATAGACCATACAGCTTTTgtcaagccctttggcccatctgatCCAGgctgatcccatttgcctgcatttggttcatatccttcctacaaatctatccaaatgtcttttgaatcttCTAATTGTATccacttctatagcttcctctgacACCTCATTCCTTGATCCTCTTGAGTGAGAAAGTGACAGAGGATCCTACTTATAAGTCATGCCCAACTTATATTTCTCCCCTTTCCACTCAAACAtatgccctctggttctagaatcatctaaaTTGGGGATAAATTACTTTATCAGTGGCCTTCATGATCTTATAACCCTCTATAAAGTCACCCTTCATTCTCCTTCAATCGAAGGATAAAGATTCAACCCATCCAACTTCTCCTGCCaactcaaaccctccagtcctggcaacatccaagtgaatctcctctggaccccTTTCCAACATATTGATATTCTTAATGCgggaaaccagaactgcacccagcaCTCCAAGAGTGGCCTAACTAATACTTACATAGATGTAACAGGAGGTCCCAGATTTTGTGCTCAATAACCTGTCCgatgaaggaaagcatgaaaatgtcttcttcaccaccctccaatcccttcACTAGGGTTAGTGTCACCTGGTGCGGTatctcatggtgtcacccccacccaccccattgaATGAGAGTACAAGTGTAGTGCGCATAAAAGAAAcaggtgtgtgttccttgtatgtccaggGTGGTGGCGATGATTTCTAGATTCTTGAAATGGACCTGTTTTTAAGCAGAATGTGCAGTTTTCCAACATAATTGGAAGAAGACAACTCTACTTTTCAATTCAAATCCTCTTGCAAAATGACCAACATAATCATTTGCTTTTTTGCTTGTTCATTCTACTTGTAAATTAACTTTCAGTGATTTGAGCAAAAGAACCTCAGTTCCCTTTGAAAACCagcatctttcaaatatttacccGAGAATGGAGAAGTATAAGAGATGGTGTTATGCATCAGGGTGGACTACGAAAGGATCTTCTTTTGCAGATGTTTAGTGTAAAACCTAATCTTTTACACATATTGCTGAATTGTTAGTGTTTCACCTTCAAATATGTGCATACAGAGGTGTTGTCTGTACATTGCAGTTCATATACAGAGTTGCAATGAGCTTGGCTCAAAAGAGTAAGTAGCTGAGGTTGAACAATTTCTCACTTGAACTACTTTAATCCACATATGTTGAAGAGTCATCTCACATTTGGTATTGTGATGAAGTAACTGTGATATTTTTCCCCCTAACTCAAATTGGAGTCTGAAATTATTAGTTAAAGATAATTTAATCTAAACTCCCATGTGATTGCTGTATTCTCCAATGCCACCACCTCTCCATCTCCCCCACTCTGGTCTCTGCTATCGAGATGTAACTGTATAGAACAGACATTCTATACAGTAATTTGCAAGAGACTTATGATGGGTATGATGAGAGTTCAGAGCATAATCTCACCATGATTAATCATTAAAACTGAGAAGCAGAAAATTATCTTCCATGATTACAAATGTACAATACACAGCGGCAAGCCAGACGATTTCCACTGGCAACATGGATTTATAATACAACTCAGGTGTTTCCTATTTCAATTCTGACAACGGCGAAGCAGGCACAAGGAACCACTGAAGGATTTGCATCAGACTCACCTCATTTTCACTCTCTTCTAGGACCTGATCGTATTCACTAAGAGAAGCCAGGAATATAACCGACATGACATTCTCAAAGCAGTGGATCCACTTTCTTCTTTCAGACTTCTGTCCTCCGACATCAACTATTCTAAGAATTAGACCAGGACTTAGAAAACATGAACTTTGCTGGTCCACAGGAATAAGaaatgttcattttttaaaaaacactgaaCGCTTTGCATTAAAATGTCAGCATAAATAACAGGATTAAAAGTGAATCTACAGAATGTCAGTAGCTATTTTTACAACATATTTCTACTGAAATTCAGTTTGGACAGAGATGGTTCATAGAAATCAATCTCCCAAAAAGAACATAATTGATGCATTCAGAAAGTACCAGAGAATATACTTTTCTCTCCTGACTTAACTTTCTGTTTTGCAATCAAATCAGAgttaattttaaatgtgtttcATCTTCTTTATGAACAGAAAAGAAACATATAGCCTTTATCTGTTTTGACACACTAACTCTCACAGATGGCTATTCCCATTttgaatttccagcatttatatTTTACTTTACATCATAGTACAACTACTGCAGATTTCTAGCCCTTCGCTCCAATAAAAAAGGATTTCGGAATACCTCAAGCATACTTGATACATATTGAATGAATATTCGTTAATGCCTGTGGTTGGTACTCGAACCCTCAACACATCTTGATCTGTCGGTATGTAATCACTGGCTGCAATCCGATCAATTTCAGACAGGTAACTGCAAAAGAAATAAGCAGATTTTGCTTAGCAGGATTTGATGAACCAACTAGTAACAGTATGGATGGGCATAAATGAAaatcaagtctgcagatgctgagattatactaaaaaacactgaaatgctgattTCTTATGGattctgcaagacctgctgagttccttgaaATGTAGGTAATATATctgtacctcctgtggacgctgcaagtcttgctgagttcctccagcattcctacttttttttaaaatatgaaaatatacTGTTACTTCAATCAAAGAAACTTCAGGACAGATGGATCTTCAAGAACTCTACCTTGTGACAACTAGCTCTGGAGCGGAATACGAATGATTATTTGCACTAAGCATGTGTCCAAAAGTTAGATAACAGCTAAAAAATATCCAAGTTAAAAGAAAGCAAGGACATCAAAGGAAGCAATTCCAAACATTGGCTCAGAAAAACGGCCTTCATGGAAAACACTAAGCCGCATTATATCAGACATTTCACAACCCAAATTAATGCAACTCCAGAGAAGGGTAGGACCGAGGGGTGTGAATTTGTAGTGCTGAGATCAATCAAGACTGAAATTACAGAACCACTCTTCCACAAGCATTTACTAACAAAACAAACAGACAGGACCAAAATACAAAGACAGAAATGGTCACCATTTATAGCTGGACAGCCACCAAGGTAACTTCTAAGATGAGAAGAATAAAGTTAAAAGAATAAAAACTGGAGACAAGAACTTTGGGGAAAAAAGGTAGTGTTACGGGGTATATTATAAAAAtacgtctttaaaagagatagattacgGGAGTGGTTGGTTttattttcccacactctattGTTAAAACCAAACATCCACTCCAAAGaccccaaacccaatctttgaaagaccttcatcagcacttgagcccatgctgtccatttCCACCTGCTGTTTAAAATTCCTTCCAGAGCAGTTTATTTGTCTTTGCAATGACACTCAGAGCCTGatatctggcttcagcaaagctctggcattttaaatgagatgtgaagtgtaagtatctgtttgtgaagtgacctgcactaaaccccccacaatctcttttaaagacacatTTATGTATAATATTTAATATGCCCCTTAACATCAGAGAATTTGGATTCATTTCATGGTTCTGCTGAAGGCCTGGTCACTTGGTTTCCTTGTGCACTTCTCAATTCCACAATTCTATGAATGAAAACTTACTAATTTGTGGAGTCAAATAACTGGTACTCCCGGCGCCGTTCATAGCAAGCCTGTACTCCTGAATCATTCCATATACTTTTAATTGCTTCTGCATGATGCTTATCCAGGGTAGTGATTTTATAAGCTTCCAATTCTTTTATCATTTGAGAGCGTTCCTGTTGATTTAAAAATCAGATCATAAATAATCAGTGGAACACATTTTTGCTTGTTAGATTTCCATTGTTCGATTTTCTGCAAAATGGAGAGtgctggggggtgggtgtggttcCAGGATAGGAATTTCCCAAAGTCAATATCACTTCTCGTACTCACGAAGGGATTTAAACAAAACAATATGAAAAATAAGAATGGAATGTTGAAAATTAGACAAATTATGACAGAACTATATCCAAATATCTTCTGCCTGCAAATATAATACTATATCTCTCATGGAATCTTGTACAAAATCTCAAAGGATATTAACtattaatgaatttttaaaatcttgcaaaTATTCTCATTTTGCTGCTTAGAATTGGATATTGCTGTGATTAAAGAAAAGTCTCTGTAAAATGGCGGGTCTACACACATTTTCAATCAATCTAAAGACCCGCTGTGGTTCTCACACATCACTAACCCTGTAGGATTTGGTTAACTCACACTTGACTGGGAGATTAAATATTGAACAGCAAGCCTCGACAACGATGATCTTATCATTCATCttgcaaaaaatctgaaatttttgTTTCAAAAACAACATAGATTGCCATGCAATTTGAGATGAGTACAAATTAATTTAGTTTAATCTATTCCATAAGGCTCGAGCCTGATTAccatgatttaaattttaaatttagatttgctGCAAGGTAACAACAggttattttggcccatgagcctgtgccaacaCAATAACATCCAATTGACTGCAACCCCCGGTACGATTTGAACGGTGAAAGGAACCTAAAGCCCCCGGAGTAAACCcgcacagacatgaggagaacatgcaaactccttacaggcagcacaagaattgaaccctggttgctggtgctataacagcaccTCACTAACTGCTAcggtaaccgtgccacccaagaaAATTCAATTGCACATGAAATGCTGTATTTGAGATATGCTGAGGTTTTATATGCAAAGTATCACATGATGCTAATTCAATTAGCAGTGGCTTTTAAAGGACATTCCTTATCAAAGTTTGCTTACCCTAAAATGAaatcagtggtggattaaccattaggctgagtaggctgaagcctaggagcCCAGAAGGTAAGGGGTGCCCGTCACAACCAGCTCTCAATATAGGCTCACATTAGTTCTGGATCCACCCGTCAATCAAGGCTTGCGGAAGTACCATGTTCACCTGACTCCCATTTTACAAGCTGCTCGATCATCAGTTCAAATGTTTTGCCAACTGCAGCGTGAATAAAAGTTCTCACGACTGaaaggagaacaaacacttttattagctcataactaagggtagggttcaacagaagtcttcagaagagttctgggtttaggcaggaaaccagggttatatgtggataGATGGGAGCGGAGCCAGGAGGTGGGACCAGCGAGATTGACAACACCCTACCAGAtaatcccagttcattgcaccAACACACAACTGTATTGGCTGCTATGTGGAGCTAGTTATATCGATTCGAAAATCTGCTCTCTAAACTCCAAATTTATTAAAGTGCTCTCATTCAGAGTCCATCGCTATTTAGTATCTGTAATGATATGGTTTACTGTATGCACTagccagtacaggcacgggctggcctGCTCTCCTGAAGatatcctctcctagactcctcccctgtgacccaggccataaaggtcaagtcacctcttccttctctgcacttccctagcttggacccaGGTCAGCAAGTCttttgtgtaataaagcctatcgttcccctcagtctttgtctctctgattattggggcaactggtagtgcccaacaatatCTAAAATGCCAAACCAGACTCAGGAAACCTGGAGCGCTTGGTCTTTTGAAAAGTGACTGGGGTGAACATCACAGAACAGAGCAGTGGCAAGTTTCATGGCCGCCAGAAATACCCAGAAGCCCCATGGTGAGAATGCACCTTATCTCTGCTGAAGAAGCCAAAGGCGCAGTTGTGACTCAGAAGTGACTTAAGGAGCACGCGTGGTGTTCTCCAACACCCCGACTGGTAACAGTGGAGGCGGAGCTGCAcggttggttggttgggggggggggggtgggaggggaagagttACATTGGTCTATCAAAGAGGAGGTGGGGATCTGCATCCCAAAGAGCAGCTGCTGGATGGGGCGAGGAACTGGGGCAGGCTCCATGGACGGTTGCATGTGGCTGTGGCCTGCTCTTCACCCATGCAAAGTTCTGCACCAAAGGCTTGGCCTGCGGGTAGGTGGGGAGGCCCAATAACTCATGGCTgacaaatcccccccccctccccacccatgacACCAGCCATGACTGTAAGGTaaaattttgtttgattttaatcgttcttcctcccctcctccaaccaaacaCCAAATGGTGAATTCCCAGCACATCCCCTGccgataaatttagaatatgtgagggcatcatgccaaggctaataaatggaacaatttcacttttttcTATTCAACGAAAGGTGGAGGCCATGGGACAGGGGAGCAAGACCGAGGGGAGCcctactaaagctcagcctagggcccagTGATAGTTAATCCACCATTGAATAAAATGCTAATCAGCATGCTCCTTGCACCTGGAAAATGAAGTAGTTGTTACTGTCAATACCTGTGAAATGAAATAACTATGAAAAAGGATCCCAAAATGTTCCCTCCCCACAGAATGCTTCCTTCCATTCAGAAAAGTCACTGGGCAGAAAGATCAATTTGTACTTGCTTCTCtattgaaggaataaaatgtttcAAAAGGCTAAAATCAGAAGTTATGATCGACAATCCATTCTGTCCAGAATTAAATCTATAAATAGtaaatggggcagcatggttggcgtagtggtcagcacaacacctttacagagccaacaatcgggaccggggttcaaatcccgtgctgtctataagaagtttgtatgttctccctgtgtctgtgcgggtttcctccgggggtcctgtttcctcccaccatttgaaacaaaccgagggtgtaggtcaattgggcggcacggactcgatAGCCAAAAtgtcttgtttctgtgctgtttttctaaattaaaataaaattaaaataatccagGAGGCATGACAAATTTGAACAATAAGATGTATTAAGGTTGGAATTTTCACGTTAATTTCTATGATCACAAGCGGCACTGGGAAgactaacatttattgtacatccctaataagaacacaagaaataggagcaggagttggctgtccggcccgtcgagcctgctctgccattcaatgtgatcatggctgatctgatgatgggctcacctCCACCTtccttccttttccccatatcccttaactcccctcctatgtaaaaatctatccaaccttgtcttaaatatatttactgaggttgcctccactccttcactgagcagcaagttccagattccccaccctcgggtaaaagcagttccttctcatcatcCTAAATCGACTACCCTGAAtccttagttctagtctcccccaaccATGGAAACATCTTGCCTATTTCCATCTTACCCAAGCCTttcataatttatacatttctataaaattattttttttaaattccaatgagtacagtcccagttgactcaatctctcctcataggccaacctcctcatctctggaatcaacctggttaacctcctctgcaccgcctccaaagccagtccatccttcaagtaaggagaccagaactgcatgcagttcttcagatgtggcctcacgaggaccttgtacagttacagcagaatctccctgctcctaaaaTCAATCCTTctcgcaatgaaggccaacattccatttgctgtcTTGATAAGCCTTTTGCGACTTGAGTGTTATTGCGAAACCGATGGCATGCTGCCTTCTTGAAACACTGCAGTCTTTCCAGAGTACTCCCACAGTAGAGAATTCCTTCATTTAGAAACAGTCACAATGAAGGAGTAGTGATGCATTTCCAGGTCAGCATACAATTTGGGAAGTTCAGATCGTGAGATCACTCCGTGACTGTCGAATTGTCCTTCCAGATTAGAGAGATCTCCGGTTTGGAAGAAACTGTCGACAAAGCCCATGTGTTGGGACTGTGTTTTGTTGATGATTCAGTCTGCAGCAAGGTGAACGACTGTTGGAGGAAGGGAACATCTGGGATGGCTAAAGGTTGGTCAACCAAGCAGGCTGCTGTGACATTCATCCTGGCAGATGGAGAGGTGTCTTTTTCACTCAGAACACAACTTTTAAGTGGCATAAAGATGGTGGGAAGTTGAGTTGAGCTCATTGCAATATCTATATTGCAATATACCCCTCCTCAGGCTTGCTTTGGCATACAGAGGGAAGCACAGGTTTAACTAAatgaacatctctgaggatctgtccaggggcctccatatcaatgcaatcattAAGAAGGTATGACTTTGGCTGCACTTCATGAGAAGttcaaggagatttggtatgtcaccaaagactcctatAAACTTTaacaggtgtaccatgaagagcattcgaACTGGTTGCACCACTGTTTGCTATGGAGATAATAACATCTCcattgcacaggacaggaaaaaaattacagagagttgtgaactt
This genomic window from Narcine bancroftii isolate sNarBan1 chromosome 3, sNarBan1.hap1, whole genome shotgun sequence contains:
- the LOC138758767 gene encoding guanine nucleotide-binding protein subunit alpha-14-like, with the protein product MAAFWRRPCCCRCSCCLTEDEKVAFDINKKINQALQKQKQRRIREVKLLLLGTGESGKSTFIKQLRIIHGSGYSEEERKAFAKLVYQNIITAMQSITRAMDTLNILYQHQENKERSQMIKELEAYKITTLDKHHAEAIKSIWNDSGVQACYERRREYQLFDSTNYYLSEIDRIAASDYIPTDQDVLRVRVPTTGINEYSFNMYQVCLRIVDVGGQKSERRKWIHCFENVMSVIFLASLSEYDQVLEESENENRMRESLALFHFILKSKYFQTSSIILFLNKMDILKEKILKSHLADYFHEYKGTKRNATAAMEFILQMYLRENDQQRAIYTHFTCATDTENIRKVFMDVKDTIFYNSLKDLDLI